From Oryctolagus cuniculus chromosome 17, mOryCun1.1, whole genome shotgun sequence, a single genomic window includes:
- the LOC100343422 gene encoding keratin, type I cuticular Ha3-I isoform X6 codes for MPYNCCLPSLSCRSSCSSRPCVPPSCHGCTLPGACNIPANVGNCNWFCEGSFNGSEKETMQFLNDRLASYLEKVRQLERENAELESLIQERCQPQEPLLCPSYQSYFRTIEELQQKILCSKSQNARLVVQIDNAKLAADDFRTKYETEQSLRQLVESDINSLRRVLDELTLCKADLEAQVESLKEELLSLKQNHEQEVNTLRCQIGDRLNVEVDAAPNVDLNSVLNETRCQYEALVETNRREVEEWFTTQTEELNKQVVSSSEQLQSYQAEIIELRRTVNALEIELQAQHNLRNSLENTLTESEARYSSQLSQVQCMISNVESQLGEIRADLERQNQEYQVLLDVRARLECEINTYRSLLESEDCKLPCNPCATTNVCEKPIGPCVANPCVSRSRCGPCSTFGC; via the exons ATGCCGTACAactgctgcctgcccagcctgAGCTGCCGCTCCAGCTGCTCCTCCCGGCCCTGCGTGCCCCCCAGCTGCCACGGCTGCACCCTGCCCGGGGCCTGCAACATCCCCGCCAACGTGGGCAACTGCAATTGGTTCTGCGAGGGCTCCTTCAACGGCAGCGAGAAGGAGACCATGCAGTTCCTGAACGACCGCCTGGCCAGCTACCTGGAGAAGGTGCGGCAGCTGGAGCGCGAGAACGCGGAGCTGGAGAGCCTCATCCAGGAGCGCTGCCAGCCGCAGGagcccctgctgtgccccagctaCCAGTCCTACTTCCGCACCATCGAGGAGCTCCAGCAGAAG ATCCTGTGCAGCAAGTCTCAGAACGCCAGGCTGGTGGTGCAGATCGACAACGCCAAGCTGGCGGCCGATGACTTCAGGACCAA GTATGAGACGGAGCAGTCCCTGCGGCAGCTGGTGGAATCCGACATCAACAGCCTGCGCAGGGTCCTGGACGAGCTGACCCTGTGCAAGGCTGACCTGGAGGCGCAGGTGGAGTCCCTGAAGGAGGAGCTGCTGTCCCTCAAGCAGAACCACGAACAG GAAGTCAACACCCTGCGCTGCCAGATTGGAGACCGCCTCAACGTGGAGGTGGACGCCGCCCCCAATGTGGACCTCAACAGCGTGCTCAACGAGACCAGGTGTCAGTACGAGGCCCTGGTGGAGACCAACCGCAGGGAAGTGGAGGAATGGTTCACCACGCAG ACCGAGGAGCTGAACAAGCAGGTGGTGTCCAGCTCGGAGCAGCTGCAGTCCTACCAGGCCGAGATCATCGAGCTGCGCCGCACGGTCAACGCCCTGGAGATCGAGCTGCAGGCCCAGCACAACCTG AGGAACTCCCTGGAAAACACGCTGACGGAGAGCGAGGCGCGCTACAGCTCCCAGCTGTCCCAGGTGCAGTGCATGATCAGCAACGTGGAGTCGCAGCTGGGTGAGATCCGGGCGGACCTGGAGCGGCAGAACCAGGAGTACCAGGTGCTGCTGGACGTGCGGGCCCGGCTGGAGTGTGAGATCAACACGTACCGGAGCCTGCTGGAGAGCGAGGACTGCAA